In Paenibacillus algicola, a genomic segment contains:
- a CDS encoding virulence RhuM family protein — protein sequence MVNHTDILIYQTEDGNTKIDVKLENGTVWMTQKAIAELYQTSSQNITLHIKNIYEEEELYFESTCKEYLQVQIEGSRKVERRAKHYNLEMIIAIGYRVRSHRGTQFRRWATERLNEYLVKGFTMDDERLKDMRNFGQDYFDELLGRIRDIRASEKRFYRKITDIYATSIDYDSQADLSKDFFATVQNKLHFAIHGHTAAELIADRADAEKDNMGLTNWKGDKVRKSDVTIAKNYLSDKEMQSLNRIVTMYLDYAEDQAERQNPMFMKDWIEKLNSFLKFNEREILTNAGKISQEVAEKLAAAEYEKFNQQRLTIEVNDDFDDFVKQNRLHRKH from the coding sequence ATGGTTAACCATACAGATATTTTGATATATCAGACTGAAGACGGGAATACCAAGATTGACGTGAAGTTGGAAAATGGAACAGTCTGGATGACTCAAAAGGCAATTGCGGAGTTGTACCAGACAAGCTCGCAAAACATCACTCTCCATATCAAGAATATATATGAAGAAGAGGAATTGTATTTTGAGTCAACTTGTAAGGAATACTTACAAGTTCAAATTGAAGGGTCAAGAAAAGTTGAACGCCGTGCAAAACATTATAATCTTGAAATGATAATCGCCATTGGCTATCGTGTTCGTTCTCATAGAGGTACGCAATTCAGACGTTGGGCAACAGAGCGGCTAAACGAATACCTTGTCAAAGGATTTACAATGGACGATGAACGGTTGAAGGATATGCGTAATTTCGGTCAAGATTATTTTGATGAATTACTTGGTCGCATTCGTGACATTCGTGCATCGGAGAAAAGATTTTACCGTAAAATCACGGATATCTATGCTACGTCCATCGATTACGATTCACAAGCAGACTTGTCCAAAGATTTTTTCGCTACCGTTCAGAATAAACTGCATTTTGCTATTCATGGACATACAGCAGCTGAATTAATCGCAGACCGTGCCGATGCGGAGAAAGACAATATGGGGCTAACAAATTGGAAGGGCGATAAAGTAAGAAAGTCCGATGTTACTATCGCAAAAAATTACTTGTCGGACAAGGAAATGCAGTCCTTGAATCGTATTGTAACCATGTATCTGGACTATGCAGAAGATCAAGCGGAACGACAAAATCCAATGTTTATGAAGGATTGGATTGAAAAGTTGAATTCGTTCTTAAAGTTTAATGAGCGTGAGATTTTGACTAATGCAGGAAAAATTTCGCAAGAGGTTGCAGAGAAATTGGCTGCGGCTGAGTATGAAAAGTTCAATCAGCAGAGGCTGACTATTGAAGTGAACGATGATTTTGATGACTTTGTGAAGCAGAATCGATTGCATAGAAAACATTAA